The Kribbella sp. NBC_00662 nucleotide sequence GGCTCCAGCCGACCACCGATTCACGCTGCGTGGACAAGGCGATCCCCACGACCTCGACCCCCACGGATGCGGTCGCGAGGCAGGTGGAGGTTGCCCGCAGCACGCTTTGCCAGAGATCCTCGGCGTCCTGCTCGACCCAGCCCGGGCGCGGAGTCGACAGCGCGACGGGGGCGGAGCCGGTCCCGAGCACCCGGGCGTCGACGTCTACCAGCACAGCCTTGGAGTTGGTCGTGCCCTGGTCGATCGCGAGCACCGCCTGGACCATCCCGCCCTCCAAGTTTCAACTGAACTCTTGACGTGACTCTAGCCGCGTGGTGACACTCATGGCGACAGGCTATGCACTACTGAATATCTATTCACAAACGAGGTCCGAGGAGCGCGTGTGAAGCCGAGTAGACGCCGGGTGATCATCAACACCGATGCCAAGAACGAGGCCGATGACCAGTTCGCGATCGTGCACGGGCTGTTGTCGCCGACCTTCGACATCCGCGGTCTGATTCCCGCCCACTTCGGCACCCACCGGTCCGATCGGAGCATGGAGGAGTCCCGCGAGGAGATCGACCTGCTGCTGGATCTGCTCGACCTGACCGGCAAGGTCCCGGTCGCGAACGGTGCGACGACCGGCATCCCGGACGAGCAGACCCCGCTCGACTCGCCCGGCGCGCAGCTGATCATCGAGGAGTCGAAGCTCGCCTCGAAGGGCGACCCGCTGTTCGTGTCGTTCCTCGGCCCGCTGACCGATATGGCCTCGGCGATCCTGCTCGATCCCGAGATCGTGCACCGGGACGTGATCGTGGTCTGGATCGGCGGCCGCGGCTACAACGGCTACGCGGCCGACCACCGGATGGAGTTCAACCTGTCGAACGACATCCACGCCGCGAACGTCGTGTTCGGCTCCGGGATCACCGTCTGGCAGGTCACCAGCGACGTCTACACGAAGGTCTCGGTCAGCTACGCGGAGCTCGAGGAGAAGATCGGCGACGCCGGCCCGCTCGGCAAGTACCTGATCGAGCAGCTGGTCGAGTGGAACGCGACGTACCACGGCGAGCCGATCGAGTCCCGCTCACTCGGAGACTCGCCCGCGATCTCGCTCATGCTCTACCCGCACAGCGGCAACTTCCGGACCCGTCCGGCGCCGCGTTTCGGTGTCGACGGCTGGTACCTGCCCGGCACCGACAACCCCATCCAGGTCTGCGAGCAGGTCGACGTCCGCTTCCTGCTCGAGGACATGTTCGCCAAGATCCGCCGCTTTGCCCGTCAAAGGAGCACCTCATGACCACGTCGTACACCCGCCGGGGTTTCCTCGGTCTCACGTCCGCCGCCGCACTCGGTGCCGGTCTGTCCGCCTGCACCGGCGGAGGTACTTCGACGGGCGGGGGAGCCACCCAGGGGGCGTCGAACAACCTGCGCCTGTTCACCTACGAGGACGACTCGACGATCGGCCTGCTCAAGGCCCAGATCAAGAAGTTCGACGAGCAGAACGGTACGACGACCACCGTCGACAGCCTGCCCGGTTCGGGCGCGGCCGTGTACCCGGACAAGCTGCGGACCGAGCTGCTCGGAGGCAAGGGGCCGGACGTCTGGCGGATCTGGGGCGGTCAGATCGGCAGCCCGTTCGCGAAGGCCAAGCAGTCACTGGATCTGAGCAAGTACTACGACAAGTACGGCTGGGACTCGAAGATCAACACGACCGCGATCAGCGGGATGACGTTCGACGGCGTGAAGTCCGGCGTACCGTTCCTCTCGCTCGGCATCGGTGCCTGGTACAACAAGTCGCTGTTCGCCAAGGCCGGTGTCAGCGCACCGCCCACGACGTACGCCGAGCTCGAGAGCGTGAACGACAAACTGGTGGCTGTCGGTGTCACGCCGTGCGGGCTCGGGGGTAAGTACGGCTGGGACATCATGCGACTGTTCGAGTACCTGCTCGAGCACACCGCCGGTCCCGACCTGCACGACAAACTGCTGACCGGCGCCGAGAGCTGGGACCGGCCCGAGGTGGTCGAGGCGTTCACGCTGTTCAAGAAGTGGCAGGACAAGAAGTGGCTACCGCAGGGTGCGCTCGCGCTCGACCCGGCCGATGTCGAGCCGTGGTACGTCCAGGGCAAGACCGCATACACGATCACCGGACCGTGGACCGAGGCGGCGGCGATCCTGGCGGCGAAGAAGAGCTCGTCCGCGTTCGGCAACTTCGAGCTGCCGACCGACAAGTCGCCGGCCCGGCACTCGGGCTTCGTCGAGGGCTACATGATCAACGCCAAGAGCGGGAACGCCGACAAGGCCGCGGCGCTGATCGACTTCATCGTCCAGCCCGCCACCCAGAAGGCGATGAACATCACCGCCTCGACCGTCAAGGGCGCCGAGCCGGACCCGAAGACGCTGCCGCTGGCCGCGGAGTGGTCGCAGAAGTACGGGAACAACCCGTTCTACACGATCCAGGACCAGGCGTTCCCGAAGAAGCAGGCCGACCAGTACTTCAGCGTGCAGAGCGACCTGCTGCAGGGCTCGGTCAAGCCGGACGCGGCGGCGAAGAAGATGCAGGAAATCGTCTCGGCCTGGGCGAAGAGCTAGCCGATGGCAACGACAGTCGCTGTCGCCAAGCAGCCCAAACGCGGCGGCCGGTGGTCCCCGTGGTTGTTCGCCCTGCCCGCACTCGTGGTGTACGTCGCGTTCCTGGTGTACCCGGCGGTGTCGTCACTGTGGTTCAGCCTGACCAACTGGGACGGGCTGAGCGCGACGTACAAGTTCGTTGGCCTGGACAACTACTTCAAGCTGCCGCACGACCCGGTCGTGATCACCGCGGTCCGGAACAATTTGATCTGGACCGTCGTCACGATCGCGGTGCCGACCGTCATCGGTCTGCTGCTGGCGATCGCGCTGAACGGCAAGGTGCACGGGAAGCCGATCCTGCGGCTGATCTTCTACACGCCCGCGGTCCTCCCGCTGGTGTCGATCGCGAGCATCTGGGGCTGGCTCTACAACCCGCAGTACGGTGCGATCAACTCGTTCCTGCGCCTGATCGGGCTGGACGGGCTGGCGCAGCCGTGGCTCGGGCAGGACTCCACCGCGCTGTGGGCCGTGATGATCCCGGCGATCTGGTTGCGGACCGGCTTCCCGATGCTGCTGTACCTGGCCGCACTGCAAGGTATCCCGAACGAGCTCTACGAGGCCGCGACCGTCGACGGCGCGACCAAGTGGCAACAGTTCTGGCACGTGACGATGCCGAGCCTGCGGCCCGCGCACTACATCGTGCTGGCGTTGTCGCTGATCGACTCGTTCAAGGTCTTCGACATGATCTACGCGATGACGTACGGCGGTCCCGGTACGTCGACGCAGGTGATGGGAACGTGGATGTACTTCAACGTCTTCCAGTACTACCAGGCCGGCTACGGCACCGCGATCGCCGTCGTGATCACGCTGGTCGCGATAGCGGTAGGCATCCCGTACGTCCGCTCGCAGACGAAGGAGGCCTGATGACCATCACAGCGCCGGCACCGGTCGACCTCCCGGTCGACACCACCCAGTCCACCAGTCCTGGGCCCAAGGGACGCCGCGGGCTGGTGATGACCTTCGTCCTCGTCGTCATCGCGCTCTTCTGGATCTCCCCGCTCGCCCTCCTGGTGATCACCGCGGTACGCCCGTTGGCGGACTTCATCGGCAACGGGCCGCTGTCCTGGCCGGACCAGCTCACATGGAGCAATTTCAAGGACGCCTGGGACATCGGCAACTTCGCCACGACGTACAAGAACAGTGCGATCCTGGCCGCGATCAAGGTGCCGCTCGGCGTGCTGTTCTCCGCGATGCTCGGGTTCGCACTGGCCAAGCTGCGGATGAGGTTCCGGCGGACGGTGATGTTCACGGTGTTCCTCGGGCTGACAATCCCGATCTACATCACGATCGTGCCGGTCTTCATCATGATGCGTTCGCTCGGCGCGACCGACAGCATCTTCGGGCTGATCGGGCCGTACCTGGCCTTCGGCATCCCGTTCGAGGTGCTGGTGCTGCAGTCGTTCTTCCGGCAGATCCCCGACGAGATCATCGAGGCGGCGAAGGTCGACGGCGCGGGCGACTGGCGGGTGTTCTTCACGATGATCCTGCCGCTGTCGGTGCCCGCGCTGGTGACGGTGGCGATCCTGGACGCGGTCGCGACCTGGAACGAGTTCCTGTTCGCGCTGATCCTGCTGAACTCCGACGCGCACAAGACGATCCCGGTCGGGCTGCTGAACTTCCAGGGCCAGTTCGCCAACAACAACACCGGGCTCGCGGCGGGCATCCTGATCGCCGTGGTCCCGATCCTGATCGCCTACACCCTGCTCCAGCGCTGGATCGTCGGCGGTCTGACCGCAGGCTCACTCAAAGGTTAGGAACGAATATGACTGATCTGCCCGTTTTCGGTGCAGGCATCTGGCACTTCGCGACGTACAAGGACCGCTACGCGACGGACGGGTACGGCGATCCCGTCACCCTGCTCGAGCAGATCGACCGCGCCGGCGCGGTCGGCGACCTGTCCGTGGTCGACCTGAACTGGCCGTTCGCCGGGTACGACGGGACGCTCGACGAGGTGAAGGCCGCGCTGCAGCGCAACAACCTCAAGGCGATCGCGATCACCCCGGAGATCTACACCCGCGACTTCGTCAAGGGCTCGTTCACGAACCCGGACCCGGGCGTCCGCAAGCAGGCGATGGAACTGTTGCACCAGGCAACCGAGCTGGCGAAGGACCTCGGCTGCTCGTACGTGAAGCTCTGGCCGGGCCAGGACGGGTGGGACTACCCGTTCCAGGTCGACTACCACGACATCTGGAACCTCGCCCTGGACGGCCTGAAGGAGCTGGTGTCGGCGCACCCGGACATCAACTTCGTGATCGAGTACAAGCCCCGTGAGCCACGGGTGAAGATCATCTTCCCGAACGTCGCCCGGACGCTGCTCGGGATCGAGAAGATCGGCCTGCCCAACCTGGGCATCCTGCTCGACTTCGGCCACTCGCTGTACGGCCAGGAGACGCCGGCCGACGCGGCGCAGTTGGCGATCGACTACAACCGGCTCTTCGCGATCGACGTCAACGACAACATGAAGG carries:
- a CDS encoding nucleoside hydrolase, with amino-acid sequence MKPSRRRVIINTDAKNEADDQFAIVHGLLSPTFDIRGLIPAHFGTHRSDRSMEESREEIDLLLDLLDLTGKVPVANGATTGIPDEQTPLDSPGAQLIIEESKLASKGDPLFVSFLGPLTDMASAILLDPEIVHRDVIVVWIGGRGYNGYAADHRMEFNLSNDIHAANVVFGSGITVWQVTSDVYTKVSVSYAELEEKIGDAGPLGKYLIEQLVEWNATYHGEPIESRSLGDSPAISLMLYPHSGNFRTRPAPRFGVDGWYLPGTDNPIQVCEQVDVRFLLEDMFAKIRRFARQRSTS
- a CDS encoding ABC transporter substrate-binding protein is translated as MTTSYTRRGFLGLTSAAALGAGLSACTGGGTSTGGGATQGASNNLRLFTYEDDSTIGLLKAQIKKFDEQNGTTTTVDSLPGSGAAVYPDKLRTELLGGKGPDVWRIWGGQIGSPFAKAKQSLDLSKYYDKYGWDSKINTTAISGMTFDGVKSGVPFLSLGIGAWYNKSLFAKAGVSAPPTTYAELESVNDKLVAVGVTPCGLGGKYGWDIMRLFEYLLEHTAGPDLHDKLLTGAESWDRPEVVEAFTLFKKWQDKKWLPQGALALDPADVEPWYVQGKTAYTITGPWTEAAAILAAKKSSSAFGNFELPTDKSPARHSGFVEGYMINAKSGNADKAAALIDFIVQPATQKAMNITASTVKGAEPDPKTLPLAAEWSQKYGNNPFYTIQDQAFPKKQADQYFSVQSDLLQGSVKPDAAAKKMQEIVSAWAKS
- a CDS encoding carbohydrate ABC transporter permease, whose amino-acid sequence is MATTVAVAKQPKRGGRWSPWLFALPALVVYVAFLVYPAVSSLWFSLTNWDGLSATYKFVGLDNYFKLPHDPVVITAVRNNLIWTVVTIAVPTVIGLLLAIALNGKVHGKPILRLIFYTPAVLPLVSIASIWGWLYNPQYGAINSFLRLIGLDGLAQPWLGQDSTALWAVMIPAIWLRTGFPMLLYLAALQGIPNELYEAATVDGATKWQQFWHVTMPSLRPAHYIVLALSLIDSFKVFDMIYAMTYGGPGTSTQVMGTWMYFNVFQYYQAGYGTAIAVVITLVAIAVGIPYVRSQTKEA
- a CDS encoding carbohydrate ABC transporter permease; translated protein: MTITAPAPVDLPVDTTQSTSPGPKGRRGLVMTFVLVVIALFWISPLALLVITAVRPLADFIGNGPLSWPDQLTWSNFKDAWDIGNFATTYKNSAILAAIKVPLGVLFSAMLGFALAKLRMRFRRTVMFTVFLGLTIPIYITIVPVFIMMRSLGATDSIFGLIGPYLAFGIPFEVLVLQSFFRQIPDEIIEAAKVDGAGDWRVFFTMILPLSVPALVTVAILDAVATWNEFLFALILLNSDAHKTIPVGLLNFQGQFANNNTGLAAGILIAVVPILIAYTLLQRWIVGGLTAGSLKG
- a CDS encoding sugar phosphate isomerase/epimerase family protein, which produces MTDLPVFGAGIWHFATYKDRYATDGYGDPVTLLEQIDRAGAVGDLSVVDLNWPFAGYDGTLDEVKAALQRNNLKAIAITPEIYTRDFVKGSFTNPDPGVRKQAMELLHQATELAKDLGCSYVKLWPGQDGWDYPFQVDYHDIWNLALDGLKELVSAHPDINFVIEYKPREPRVKIIFPNVARTLLGIEKIGLPNLGILLDFGHSLYGQETPADAAQLAIDYNRLFAIDVNDNMKGWDDDMVVGSVHLVETFEFFHTLRKNNWEGVWQLDQFPFREDSVQAAKHAITFLKAVHHALDVLDDDALAAAQASHDALAAQKLVQKVLLSSMAEIA